One Fusarium falciforme chromosome 1, complete sequence genomic window carries:
- a CDS encoding Lipase esterase, which translates to MTGLRYDPEYFKAIEPFIKGRKTASAKTVSEIRTNTNNIISQVIGNSPYPAGVTETIYKIKSYDGVEIEYTRFASEEALASKEPTPAVVYFHGGAFIACSVKLFAPQIARLAANTNLPYFAVSYRLAPEHPAPAGVEDAYAVIQHLLESAIKFNIDPTRIAVHGDSAGGGIAAGVCLLARDRKLEPPIAKQILIYPMLDDRMRVEQDDPSVKFMSWTPTTATIAWDAYLGKAREGNDAQTLSYAAPAQATGLRGLPSTYIEVGTLDLFRDEDLEYARRLANDHVEVELHLWPGLPHGFDGVMITSWYKRSQESRLNALKRIGV; encoded by the coding sequence ATGACCGGTCTCAGATATGATCCTGAATATTTTAAGGCTATTGAGCCTTTCATAAAGGGTCGTAAAACTGCATCTGCAAAGACTGTTTCCGAGATTCGCACCAATACGAATAACATCATAAGCCAAGTCATCGGCAACTCTCCATATCCCGCTGGTGTGACCGAAACCATATACAAGATCAAGAGCTATGACGGAGTCGAGATCGAGTACACACGCTTTGCATCCGAAGAAGCCTTAGCCTCAAAGGAACCTACACCAGCTGTAGTCTACTTTCACGGTGGGGCTTTTATAGCCTGTAGCGTCAAGCTCTTTGCACCGCAAATCGCTCGTTTAGCTGCCAATACGAATCTGCCGTATTTCGCAGTGTCATACCGACTGGCGCCGGAGCATCCAGCCCCAGCTGGAGTTGAAGATGCTTATGCGGTTATTCAGCACCTTTTAGAATCTGCTATTAAGTTTAACATCGACCCTACCAGGATTGCCGTCCACGGAGATAGTGCGGGCGGAGGTATCGCTGCAGGCGTTTGCCTACTTGCCAGGGACCGCAAGCTAGAGCCCCCTATTGCCAAGCAAATCCTTATTTATCCCATGCTGGATGATCGAATGAGAGTCGAGCAAGACGATCCCAGTGTCAAATTCATGTCATGGACACCGACTACGGCCACTATCGCCTGGGATGCCTACCTCGGAAAGGCTCGAGAAGGAAACGATGCGCAAACCTTATCTTATGCAGCGCCGGCTCAGGCCACAGGCTTACGGGGCCTACCGTCCACCTACATTGAGGTCGGAACATTGGATCTTTTTAGAGATGAAGATTTGGAGTATGCTAGACGACTGGCTAACGATCATGTCGAAGTTGAGCTTCACCTTTGGCCGGGACTGCCACACGGATTTGATGGGGTTATGATCACAAGCTGGTATAAGCGGTCACAGGAGAGTCGCTTGAACGCCCTGAAGAGAATTGGAGTTTAG